The Vicia villosa cultivar HV-30 ecotype Madison, WI linkage group LG1, Vvil1.0, whole genome shotgun sequence genome includes a region encoding these proteins:
- the LOC131604443 gene encoding ethylene-responsive transcription factor ERF096-like translates to MENSKFPHQTHTTTNNKISLIPHEIDKSNTNKIPKTSNKSHHKKYLGVRQRPSGRWIAEIKDSSQKLRLWLGTFDTPEDAAMSYDSAARLLRGRNAKTNFPNTREQDFAILGKNPRALQLLKHAMMKNHAVSSSTSVYSTVMMPWKNDAVVEETIVCSIADDEGSSGFSFGSSKVYSSVVVAPSFSAS, encoded by the coding sequence ATGGAAAACTCAAAATTTCCACATCAAACTCACACCACCACCAACAACAAAATTTCCTTAATCCCTCATGAAATAGATAAATCCAACACTAACAAAATTCCAAAAACCTCAAACAAAAGTCATCACAAAAAGTACCTAGGAGTAAGACAAAGACCCTCAGGAAGATGGATAGCTGAGATAAAAGACTCATCACAGAAACTAAGACTATGGTTAGGAACTTTTGACACACCAGAAGATGCTGCCATGTCTTATGACTCAGCTGCAAGGCTTCTTAGAGGAAGAAATGCCAAGACTAATTTTCCAAATACTCGGGAACAAGATTTCGCCATTTTGGGAAAGAATCCTAGAGCTCTTCAACTTCTTAAGCATGCAATGATGAAAAACCATGCAGTTTCTTCATCTACTTCTGTTTATTCTACTGTCATGATGCCGTGGAAGAATGACGCGGTTGTCGAGGAAACTATAGTTTGTTCTATTGCTGATGATGAAGGTTCTAGTGGATTTTCATTTGGAAGTTCTAAGGTTTATTCTTCTGTTGTTGTTGCTCCTTCTTTTAGTGCTTCTTAA